TTTGCAAAAGTGATGCGCCTGTGGGGGGCGGAAGAGTTCTCTAAATTGGTATATAAAGCCAAGAAGATATATGATGCCAACCGGAAGGATCTGGAAAAAGAACGGACGGATGATGAATTCATGGCGATGTATGAGCAATATGAGGCTTTTGATGATTTGGAAGAGGCATATTTAGATATGGAGGAACAAGTGACAACACTGGTTGCCAGCTATGTAGATAATCACCTGGAACTTTTTGCAAAAATAATAAAGTAAACGATGCAGTATTTTTTAAGTATCTGCATTTATTAATTGTGAATTAGAATTTATATCTTTGCAAACTCTAAAAAATATGTTTATGAAACAAATGAAATTTTTATTAGTAGCTTTAATGACGGTTTTAATGGGGATGTCTGTTACTTCTTGTATGAATGGGGATGATAATACGATATATACCGGACCTGCGTTCGCTAAATGTACAAACTATTTTCCTGCTACATTTGAATTGGCTAATGGGCAGAAATTAGTTGTGAATGAATTGTCAATGTCTAACTTGAATATAGGAGAAATCTATTTCTTTTACTATCAGTTTGACACAGCGCAACAGCCAGGGAATTCTCAGACTCTTGATGTAACACTTTATGCAGGAAGTACTCCGACTTCTATTAGTGCAAAATCTACTGAAGGACCAGAGAAAGCGGCAGATTATAACGAAGCTACTGCACCTTTATATACTTTTAATAGCGATACATCAACTCAGCCGGGAATACTTTTTGATCAATATCTTGTAATTCCTATTATGTATTGGGTAAAAGTAGAGAGTACAGACGAAAAGCAGAAAGAAGAACTTAATAAGCATTCTTTTATACTCACATATGATTTTGATGAATTGGCATCAGGGTCAACTGAACTTGTATTGAATCTTAATCATGTGATTAAAGATGGTTCAGAGGAGACTGTGACTCGTGATAAGTATACTTCTACTTATAAGGCATATAATCTGTCTAGTGTTATTTATGCATTCAAACAAGCTACTGGAGTAGAACCAACTAAAATAAAAGTAAATGCAAAGACCAACTCCTCAAAGAATTCTTTGGATGGTGCCGCAAATTCAACGTGGAGTGAAACACTTAAAACAAATTGAACTACAAAGAATTATTTAATATAGCAATGAAATTGATTTCCTCTCCGGCCAAGGCCTGGGAGGAAATTTCTATGGAAGAGGATAGGCGAAAAGTTTTTATGGCTTTTGTCTATCCTATGATTGGTTTATGCGGTTTGTCCGTCTTTATCGGCTCTTTGCTGACGAATGGATGGGGAGGACCGCAAAGTTTTCAAATAGCGATGACCAATTGTTGTGCCGTAGCTGTGGCATTGTTTGGTGGTTACTTTCTGGCGGCCTATGCAATTAACGAAATGGGAGTAAGAATGTTTGGGATGCCTGCCAATGCTCCGTTGACACAACAGTTTGCCGGATACGCACTTGTTGTTCCCTTCTTGCTTCAGATTGTGACCGGACTTTTACCTGATTTTAGAATTATTGCCTGGCTATTTCAGTTCTACATTGTCTATGTAGTATGGGAAGGAGCTCCCATATTGATGCAAGTGGAGGAAAAAGTACGATTGAAATACACCCTTTTCTCATCAGTTTTGTTAATACTATGTCCGACGGTGATTCAAATTGTATTTAGTAAGTTGATAGCCATACTTAATTAATGTGTAAAGATGAAACAACCTTCTGTAAATATCAAGAATAAACGTGCTACATTTGACTATGAGTTGATGGATACCTACACGGCAGGTATTGTATTGACAGGCACGGAAATTAAATCCATTCGTTTAGGAAAAGCAAGTCTGGTGGATACGTTTTGTTATTTTGCGAAAGGCGAATTATGGGTAAAGAATATGCATATCGCCGAGTACTTCTATGGTTCGTACAATAATCATACAGCTCGTAGAGACAGAAAGTTGTTGCTTAATAAGAAAGAATTGGAGAAAATTCAACGGGGAATGAAAGACCCCGGTTTTACTACCGTTCCTGTGCGTTTGTTTATCAACGAAAAAGGTTTGGCGAAACTGGTCGTTGCTTTGGCGAAAGGTAAAAAACAGTACGATAAACGGGAATCAATTAAAGAAAAAGATGACCGCAGAGACATGGCCCGAATGTTTAAGCGATAAGATGGCTTTATAGCGTAATAGTAAGATAAGATCGTGATAGGTCTAAGATAGGCAGAGTGACAATTAGGTGTTAATGTAATAAGGTAAGAATGAAAAAGACAATTTCTCAGATTGTATCCGAGCGTATTCTGATTCTGGATGGCGCAATGGGCACAATGATCCAACAATATAATCTTAAAGAAGAAGATTTTCGTGGTGAACGTTTTGCGCATATTCCCGGTCAGTTGAAGGGGAATAATGATTTGTTGTGTCTGACTCGCCCCGATGTCATTCAAGATATCCATCGTAAATACCTGGAAGCAGGTGCGGATATTATCGAGACCAATACATTCAGTTCTACAACTGTCTCAATGGCGGATTATCATGTAGAAGAATATGTGCGCGAAATCAATCTTGCCGCTACCAGACTGGCACGTGAACTGGCGGACGAATATACGGCAAAGAGTCCGGATAAACCGCGTTTTGTTGCAGGCTCCGTTGGACCTACTAATAAAACCTGTTCTATGAGCCCGGATGTGAACAATCCGGCGTTTCGTGCCTTGTCTTATGACGAACTGGCTGCCTCTTACCAGCAGCAAATGGAAGCCATGCTGGAAGGTGGGGTGGATGCCATTCTTATCGAAACCATATTTGATACGCTGAATGCGAAAGCTGCCATCTTTGCAGCCGGACAGGCTATGAAGGTGACAGGAATAGAAGTCCCTGTTATGTTGTCTGTGACGGTATCCGATATCGGCGGACGTACATTGTCCGGACAGACTTTGGAAGCTTTCCTTGCTTCTGTGCAGCATGCCAATATATTTTCAGTCGGATTGAATTGCTCCTTTGGTGCCCGTCAGTTGAAGCCTTTTCTTGAACAGTTGGCTTCGCGTGCACCTTATTATATCAGTGCTTATCCTAATGCGGGCCTTCCGAATAGTCTGGGGAAATATGATCAGACTCCCGCAGATATGGCTCATGAAGTGAAGGAGTATATTCAGGAAGGATTGGTTAATATTATCGGTGGTTGTTGTGGTACGACAGATGCCTACATTGCAGAATATCAGACACTGATAGCAGGTGCCAAACCTCATGTTCCGGCACCCAAACCGGATTGTATGTGGCTTTCCGGACTCGAACTGCTGGAAGTGAAACCGGAAATCAACTTTGTGAATATAGGTGAGCGTTGCAACGTAGCAGGCTCACGCAAGTTTCTTCGTCTGGTTAATGAAAAGAAATATGATGAAGCCCTTTCCATAGCTCGTCAGCAAGTAGAAGACGGAGCTTTGGTTATTGACGTTAATATGGATGATGGTCTGCTGGATGCCCGGACTGAGATGACTACTTTTCTGAATCTCATCATGTCCGAACCGGAAATAGCCCGTGTACCTGTTATGATCGACTCTTCCAAATGGGAAGTGATCGAAGCCGGATTGAAATGCCTGCAAGGCAAATCAATCGTAAACTCGATCTCTCTGAAGGAAGGGGAGGAAGTATTTCTGGAGCATGCCCGGATCATCAAGCAATATGGAGCGGCAACTGTCGTGATGGCTTTTGATGAAAAAGGACAGGCGGATACTGCTGCCCGCAAGATAGAAGTGTGCGAACGTGCATATCGTCTGCTGGTTGATAAAGTTGGATTCAATCCTCATGATATTATTTTCGACCCGAATGTGCTTGCGGTGGCTACAGGAATCGAAGAGCATAACAATTACGCCGTAGACTTTATAGAAGCTACCGGATGGATCAGGAAGAATCTTCCCGGTGCACACGTCAGCGGCGGAGTGAGTAATCTTTCTTTCTCTTTCCGTGGCAATAATTATATTCGTGAAGCAATGCATGCGGTATTCCTTTATCATGCCATCCAGCAAGGGATGGATATGGGAATCGTCAATCCGGGAACTTCCGTACTCTACAGTGATATTCCTGCAGATACGCTGGAAAAGATAGAGGACGTTGTATTGAATCGTCGTCCCGATGCTGCCGAGCGTCTGATAGAACTGGCGGAAGCATTGAAAGAAACGATGGGCGGTACTTCCGGTCAGGCAGCTGTGAAGCAGGATGCATGGAGAGAAGAATCCGTACAAGAGCGTTTGAAATATGCTTTGATGAAAGGAATCGGTGATTATCTGGAACAGGATTTAGCGGAAGCTTTACCTTTATATGATAAAGCTGTAGATGTAATTGAAGGTCCGTTGATGGATGGAATGAATTATGTCGGCGAGCTTTTTGGCGCAGGAAAAATGTTCCTGCCTCAGGTCGTGAAGACTGCCCGTACTATGAAGAAAGCCGTAGCTATACTGCAACCGATCATTGAATCAGAAAAAGTGGAAGGATCATCTTCTGCCGGAAAAGTTCTGCTTGCCACCGTAAAAGGGGATGTGCACGACATCGGAAAAAATATAGTTGCCGTCGTAATGGCGTGCAACGGTTATGATATAGTTGACTTGGGAGTGATGGTTCCGGCAGAAACCATTGTTCAGCGTGCCATAGAAGAAAAAGTCGATATGATCGGTTTGAGTGGCTTGATCACACCTTCTCTGGAAGAAATGACTCATGTGGCTGCCGAACTGGAGAAAGCCGGACTGGATATTCCTCTGTTGATTGGCGGAGCCACTACTTCAAAGATGCATACGGCACTGAAAATCGCACCTGTATATCATGCGCCGGTTGTACATCTGAAAGATGCTTCTCAGAATGCCAGTGTTGCTTCCCGGCTGTTGAATTCGCAGATGAAAGCCGAACTGATTAATGAGTTAGATGCGGAATATCAGGCACTTCGTGAGAAGAGTGGACTATTACGCCGTGAAACAGTATCGTTGGAAGAAGCCCAGAAAAATAAGTTAAACCTATTTTAAAGACTTGTCACAATGAAAAAGATTTTTTCTTTCTTGTGTATGCTCATGGCAATGACTGCTATGATCTCGTGTTCTTCCTCAAAAGAGGAAAAAGGAACAACCGGCACCGGAAATGCCGCTTTGGATAATATCTTTGAGCGTAAGAGCGTGCGTACTTACTTGAATAAAGGGGTAGAGAAAGAGAAAATTGATTTAATGCTTCGTGCAGGGATGTCTGCTCCATCGGGAAAGGATGTTCGTCCCTGGGAGTTTGTGGTTGTTTCCGACCGTGCGAAACTGGATTCGATGGCGGCGGCTCTTCCTTATGCCAAAATGTTGACACAAGCCCGTAATGCGATTATTGTCTGTGGTGATTCTGCCCGTTCTTTTTATTGGTATTTAGACTGTTCTGCTGCAGCACAGAATATTTTGCTGGCTGCTGAAAGTATGGGGCTGGGTGCTGTATGGACAGCTGCTTATCCGTATGAAGATCGTATGGAAGTCGTTCGCAAATATACCCACCTGCCCGAGAATATTCTTCCTCTTTGTGTCATTCCTTTCGGCTATCCTGCAACAAAAGAGCAGCCGAAACAGAAATATGACGAGAAAAAGATACATTATAATCAGTATTAGTAAACAAAAGTTTTGTCTTTTCAATAAATTCCTTACATTTGTGGCTTAATTGATTAAAATCTGATACGCAAATGTTTGGAATAGATGACCCTTTTATAGTCTTGCCATATATCCTCTCAGTGATATGTGTGATTTTTGCTGCCTGGTTTGGGCTGAAATATTGGAATAAGGACGACGATAAAGACGAAACGCGATGAATACATTTACTCTTGGCTTGATTGTGATAGCTTATCTGCTGTCATTGGCCTACCTCGGTTTTTTAGGATATAAGAAGACTACGAATACCAGTGATTATCTGGTTGGCGGACGTCAGATGAATCCGATAGTGATGGCGCTTTCTTATGGTGCTACGTTTATCTCTGCGTCTGCTATAGTTGGTTTTGGCGGAGTAGCGGCTGCTTTCGGTATGGGTATTCAGTGGCTGTGTTTCCTCAATATGTTTGTCGGGGTAGTTATCGCCTTCATATTCTTCGGTTTGCGTACCCGGCGCATGGGAGCAAAACTGAATGTCAGCACTTTTCCGCAGTTATTAGGCCGTCATTTTCGTTCCCGTAATATACAGGTGTTCATTGCAGCCGTCATATTTATAGGTATGCCGTTGTACGCTGCTGTGGTAATGAAAGGGGGCGCTGTATTTATTGAACAGATTTTTCAGATTGATTTTAATATATCTCTGCTGATATTTACGTTAGTCATTGCTGCGTATGTGATTGCGGGAGGAATGAAGGGGGTGATGTATACGGATGCTTTACAGGCAGTTATCATGTTTGGCTGTATGTTGTTCCTGTTGTTCTCTTTGTATCAGGTGCTTGGCATGGGTTTTACGGAAGCAAACAAGGAATTGACAAATATAGCCCCTCTGGTTCCGGAAAAGTTCAAGGCATTGGGGCATCAGGGATGGACCGCAATGCCTGTGACAGGTTCTCCACAGTGGTACTCATTGGTTACCTCTCTTATTTTGGGAGTAGGAATCGGTTGCCTTGCACAGCCTCAGTTGGTGGTACGTTTTATGACGGTAGAAAGTAGCAAACAGTTGAATCGTGGCGTATTTATCGGTTGTTTTTTCCTGATTATAACGGTAGGAGCTATCTATCATGCCGGTGCATTAAGCAATCTTTTCTTCTTGAAGACAGAAGGAGCCGTTGCTACGGAAGTGATACAGGATATTGATAAAATCATTCCTTATTTCATCAATAAAGCTATGCCGGACTGGTTTGCCGCTTTGTTTATGCTCTGTATCCTTTCTGCAAGTATGTCTACGCTTAGTTCTCAGTTCCACACAATGGGAGCATCGGTTGGTTCTGACATTTATGGTACTTATAAACCCCGTTCTCGTGGCAAATTGACAAATGTGATTCGTTTGGGAGTACTTTTCTCTATTTTGGTCAGCTATATTATTTGCTATATGCTGCCTCACGATATTATCGCCCGCGGAACTTCTATTTTCATGGGTATCTGTGCTGCTGCATTTCTTCCTGCCTACTTTTGTGCATTGTACTGGAAGAAAGCGACGAAACAGGGAGTTATGGCAAGTCTCTGGGTAGGAACTTTAGGCAGTGCTTTTGCACTAATATTCCTTCATCAGAAAGAAGCTGCCGCAATGGGAATATGTAAATTCCTGTTTGGCAAGGATGTATTGATTGAGACATATCCGTTTCCGGTAATTGACCCTATTCTCTTTGCATTACCATTGTCTATACTGGCTATTGTGGTGGTTAGCCTTTTGACGGGCAGAAACAAGTAGTAAATAAGTAATAGGTAATAAGTAATAGGTAATAAGCCGTGCGGATACACTATTGATAAGCTACGGTTATTACCTATTACCTGATACTTATTACTTATTTTATCTTTTTTTTGTACGATTCGAACCGGGACTGAATATCACGTACGAAGTTGAACGTTTCTATGCCACGGAAATATCCATTTTTACAAACAGGATCGGTGAAGTATTCCTCATTGCTTTTGAGCAGGATGAAGTTTTCGACGTTGTCTTTCCATACGAGGTTATTCTTTCCGTATTTTTTTGCTAATGCCATGGCGTCGTAGATATGTCCTAGGCCGGCATTGTAAGAAGCCAGTATGAAGTTGAGCCGTTCCTGTTTGTCAGGGATCATATTGAAACTTCGGTCTGTGGCGGCAATGTATTTAACGGCTGCTTTTATACTTTCTTCCGGGTTTTGTTCTTTACCTGCGGGTACGCCCATTGCGCGTGCAGTGGCAGGCATCAATTGCATCAATCCTTTGGCTCCTGCCCAAGATACGGCTGTTGTGTCAAAGTTTGATTCTGTATAGGCGAGGGATGCCAGCATTCGCCAGTCCCATCCGATCTCTTGGGCGTATTTCTTGAATAAATCGTCGTAATGTGATATTTTTCCTTCTTTAAGTGAAAGGATGGGGGAGTGTGGCATCATTTTACTATTCTCGAAGTAACGCTTCATACTTGCCGTATAGGCAGGAGAGGTCATATTTTCTTTATGCCAGTTTGTGGCGGCGGCTGCCAGTTCGGGACTGTCTTTTCGTACAGCCCATGAAGAACGCTGGTCAAAACTGATAGAAAGATCGATATTCAGATTGGGATAGTAAGTTTTATTCAGTTTGGCTAAATCATTATCGGCTACGGTATAGGGAATCTTACCTTGTGCTACCTGGGTGATTAAGTCTTCCGCGGTAACGCTATCTCCCGTTATCTTATGAATATGGATACCACCTCCCAGTTCGTTGTTCAGATTCACGAGGCGATCGTAATATTTGCCTGGTTTGACATATATATCTTTGCCGATAAGTTCCGTTACATCTTTCAATGGTTTATGCTTTCCATTTCCTTGCTGGACGATAACCTGATGGGTGATTATGTCTTCTCCGCAATACAAAAGGCTGTCTTTCCATTCTTTGGTAATCGGCAGGTTGTAGGCGATCATATCTCCTTCGCCTGACTGTAATTTCTGAATCAATTCACGGACATTTCTGGCTACCTCGATTCTGAGTTTCAGTCCCAGACTTTTAGCGAACTGTTCACTGAGTTCGTATTGGAATCCCATTTCCTGTCCGCGATAAATGAAATATGAAGTAGAGCTATAGAGTGTCAGCACAACCAGTTCTCCACTGTCTTTAATCTGTGGAAGATCGTGTGCTGTTTCATTCTTTTCGGTATGATGTTTGTTCCGGCATCCGAATACACAGCACAAAAGTATAAGAAACAAGGGGAGGATCAGTGTCTTGGCACTCATTCTGAACTCTTTATCTTTCATTCTTCATTTTTCAAATGTTTCTTGATATACATTGTTAATATATCGATAGCTACTGCATTGCTGCCGCCTTCTGGAACGATAAGGTCCGCATAGCGTTTGCAGGGTTCTATGAATTGCAGGTGCATCGGTTTCAGAACACGGGTATAGCGTTCCATGACAGCTTCCGCTGTCCGTCCTCTTTCGATGACATCCCTTTGGATGACACGTATCAGGCGTTCATCGGGATCGGCATCTACAAATATCTTTAGATCCATCATATTGCGTAGCTTCTTGTCGCACAAGGCAAGGATACCTTCAATAATGACGACTTCACGAGGCTCGATGTGGATGGTTTCCGGTTGGCGGGTACAAGTCAGATAAGAATAGGTCGGCTGCTCGATGCTTTTTCCTTCTTTCAGCATCATCACATGTTTGGAAAGCAAGCTCCATTCAAAAGCATCCGGATGGTCAAAGTTGATATTCTGACGTTCTTCAACCGGCACGTGACTACTGTCTTTGTAGTATGAATCCTGAGGTAATAGTACTACTTCTCCAACGGGGAGGCTTTCTATCATTTTTCGTACGACGGTGGTTTTTCCGGAGCCCGTTCCACCTGCTATTCCTATTATTAACATCTCTTTATAGTGTTATTTGAACCAAATAGAGTAATTTTGCATTAGTAATGTAATGCATTGACAAGACAAATATAGAAACAATTCATTAAAATAACAACGTAATGGTGAAACACATTGTATTATTTAAGTTAAAAGACGAAGTTCCCGAAGCGGAGAAACTCGTAGTGATGAATAAATTTAAGGAAGCTATCGAAGCGCTCCCCGCTAAGATTTCAGTGATCCGTAAGATTGAAGTCGGACTGAATATGAATCCGGGAGAGGCTTGGCATATAGCTCTCTATAGCGAATTTGACACGCTGGAGGATGTGAAGTTCTATGCAACACACCCTGATCATGTGGCAGCCGGAAAGATTATAGCTGAAGCAAAGGACAGTCGTGCATGCGTGGATTATGAATTATAACCCCCAATAATGAAAATGAGAAAATTAATTTCTTTTCTGCTTTTAAGCTTTGTAGCCTATACATTGCAGGCGCAGATTAAAGATCCGGTAAAGTTTAAAACAGAACTGAACTCTCTTTCTGATACAGAAGCGGAGATCGTGTTTACAGCTGCCATTGACAAAGGGTGGCATGTTTATTCTACCGATCTTGGAGACGGAGGACCTATTTCTGCCACATTTAATGTGGAGAAGAAGTCCGGTGTAGAACTGGTTGGTAAATTGAAGCCTGTCGGCAAGGAAATAGCTACTTTCGACAAACTGTTCGAAATGAAAGTGCGCTATTTCGAGAATACTGCCAAATTCGTGCAGAAAGTGAAGCTGACTGGTGGAGCTTATGCGATAGAAGGTTATCTGGAATATGGAGCCTGCGACGATGAGAGTTGTCTGCCTCCGACAGAAGTTCCTTTTAAGTTTTCGGGTGAAGCAAAGGCCGGAACTACGGCTACTCCTGTAGCCAAAGTTGATAAGCCGGAGACAAAAGAGGCGGAAGAGGTAACTGCTCCTGCTGCGTCCAAAGACTCTGCTGCGATGATGGAACTGGTTCCTGCTTCTGCTACGGATGCAAATGCCGATATTCAACCAGCAGTAGCTTCCGGTGACCTTTGGCGTCCGGTAATCAGTGAATTGCAGGCACTGGGCGAGGAACATACTCAGGGAGATATGTCCTGGATTTATATTTTCGTGACAGGTTTCCTGGGTGGATTGCTGGCTTTGTTCACTCCTTGTGTGTGGCCTATTATCCCGATGACAGTCAGTTTCTTTCTGAAACGTAGCAAAGATAAGAAGAAAGGTATTCGTGATGCGTGGACTTATGGTGCTTCCATTGTCGTTATTTATGTGGCATTAGGATTGGCTATTACACTGATATTTGGTGCCAGTGCGCTCAATGCTTTATCGACGAATGCTGTCTTTAATATCCTTTTCTTCCTGATGCTGGTAATCTTTGCCGCTTCATTTTTTGGAGCGTTTGAGATTAGATTACCGTCAAAGTGGGGCAATGCGGTAGATAGTAAAGCGGAATCGACTACCGGTCTGCTGAGTATCTTCCTGATGGCATTTACACTTTCACTGGTATCTTTCTCTTGTACAGGTCCGATTATCGGATTCCTGCTGGTACAGGTTTCTACTACAGGAAGCGTGGTGGCCCCGGCTATCGGTATGTTGGGTTTTGCCATTGCATTGGCATTGCCGTTCACACTCTTTGCTCTGTTCCCGTCATGGCTGAAGTCTATGCCGAAGTCGGGCGGATGGATGAATGTGATCAAAGTGACGTTAGGATTTCTGGAACTGGCATTTGCGCTTAAATTCCTGTCGGTTGCCGATCTGGCTTATGGCTGGAGATTACTCGACCGTGAAACCTTCCTCGCTCTGTGGATTGTCATCTTTGCATTGCTGGGTTTCTATTTGCTTGGTAAAATCAAGTTTCCGCATGACGATGATGACAATAAGGTGGGAGTGACTCGTTTCTTTATGGCACTTATTTCTCTGGCGTTTGCCGTATATATGGTTCCCGGTTTGTGGGGAGCTCCGTTAAAAGCCGTAAGTGCTTTTGCGCCTCCTATGCATACGCAAGACTTTAATCTGTATAAGAATGAAGTACATGCGAAATTCGATGACTACGATCTGGGTATGGAGTATGCACGTCTGAATGGCAAACCAGTGATGCTTGACTTTACAGGCTATGGATGCGTGAACTGTCGTAAGATGGAAGCCGCTGTATGGACGGACCCGAAAGTGAGTGATCTGATTAATAATGATTATGTGCTGATTACTCTGTATGTGGATAATAAAACTCCGTTGACCGAACCTGTGAAAATCGTAGAGAACGGTAAGGAACGTACTTTGCGTACAGTCGGTGATAAGTGGAGCTATCTGCAACGTGTGAAGTTTGGTGCTAATGCACAGCCTTTCTATGTATTGCTGGATAATCAGGGAAGTCCTTTGAATAAGTCTTATGCTTACGATGAAGACATTCCCAAATATATTGAATTCCTGCAAACTGGACTGGAGAATTATCGGAAGGAAAAATAATCCGAAGATATAACTATCAATGAGAAGCGGTCTCACTCTGTAGAGTGGGACCGCTTCATTTAAATAGAATAGAATAAAACTAGAAATAATGTTTTTTACATGGGTACTTCCATTACCAGAAGTTTGGTCCCTTTAGTAGCACGGATAGAGAAGCTTTTGGTATCCCATATTCCGATGCCGTCACGTTTGGCCAGATGTTCATCGGCCACGCTGATCTCTCCTTCTATCACAAACAGATAAGCTCCGTTACCTTCCTGATGCATACAATATTCGATGGTTCTTTCCGTATCGAAGTCTCCCATAGAGAACCAGGCATCCTGTTTGATGGAGGCCGGTGTCTTGCCGTTCGGTGAAATGAACAGAGATAACTCGTTCGGTTTCAGCAGCGGACGTATATCGAAATTGTTATATTCGGGTTTCGTATTCTCGATTCGGGGGAATACCCATATTTGCAGGAATTCCAATTGTTCTTCCTTGCTGTCGTTATACTCACTATGATAGATACCACTGCCCGTACTCATCACTTGGATATCACCGGGAGTAATCGTTTTCGTATTTTGTACACTGTCGCCATGTCTCAGATACCCTTTCAACGGAATGGAAATTACTTCCATATTTTTATGTGGATGAGTATCAAATCCCATCGACGGGTCTACACTGTCATCATTCAGCACTCGCAAGGCTCCGAAATGGATTCTTTCCGGATTGTAATAGTTAGCAAAACTGAATGTGTGGTGGGTTTTGAGCCAGCCATGATTAAAATAGCCTCTTGATGAAGCTCTGTCGATTACTTTTTTCATAATCTTCCTTTCTTTTTTATAGAACTTTGTTGTGTGCTTTGTTCGCACTTTTATAATAGGACAACAATTAAAGAGTACACAAAGTTCTCGGCCGGAAACTCAATAAGAAAGAAGGTTATTTTTTTATTTCAGAAAAAATACATACGTTTGTAACATCATAACAATACCTTTGTGCCCAAAAGTAAAGAAAATATGTACGCAACAGACACGCTTATGGACGAACGGGAGTTAGTTCTCCGTCTGATAGACGGCGATGAGGATGCCTTTTGCGAACTCTATGCCGCCTATAAGAATCGCTTGCTGTATTTTGCGATGAAGTTCGTCAAATCTCGTGAGTTTGCCGAAGATATTTTTCAGGACGCGTTTACGGTTGTATGGCAAAGCAGG
This sequence is a window from Bacteroides thetaiotaomicron VPI-5482. Protein-coding genes within it:
- a CDS encoding DMP19 family protein yields the protein MIEVMESALQKAAGEGMDEFIQVFTDKYKEIIGGELTADTMPLLTGEQHSLLAYQIFRDEIMFGGFCQLIQNGYGGYIFDNPFAKVMRLWGAEEFSKLVYKAKKIYDANRKDLEKERTDDEFMAMYEQYEAFDDLEEAYLDMEEQVTTLVASYVDNHLELFAKIIK
- a CDS encoding Yip1 family protein → MKLISSPAKAWEEISMEEDRRKVFMAFVYPMIGLCGLSVFIGSLLTNGWGGPQSFQIAMTNCCAVAVALFGGYFLAAYAINEMGVRMFGMPANAPLTQQFAGYALVVPFLLQIVTGLLPDFRIIAWLFQFYIVYVVWEGAPILMQVEEKVRLKYTLFSSVLLILCPTVIQIVFSKLIAILN
- the smpB gene encoding SsrA-binding protein yields the protein MKQPSVNIKNKRATFDYELMDTYTAGIVLTGTEIKSIRLGKASLVDTFCYFAKGELWVKNMHIAEYFYGSYNNHTARRDRKLLLNKKELEKIQRGMKDPGFTTVPVRLFINEKGLAKLVVALAKGKKQYDKRESIKEKDDRRDMARMFKR
- the metH gene encoding methionine synthase, producing the protein MKKTISQIVSERILILDGAMGTMIQQYNLKEEDFRGERFAHIPGQLKGNNDLLCLTRPDVIQDIHRKYLEAGADIIETNTFSSTTVSMADYHVEEYVREINLAATRLARELADEYTAKSPDKPRFVAGSVGPTNKTCSMSPDVNNPAFRALSYDELAASYQQQMEAMLEGGVDAILIETIFDTLNAKAAIFAAGQAMKVTGIEVPVMLSVTVSDIGGRTLSGQTLEAFLASVQHANIFSVGLNCSFGARQLKPFLEQLASRAPYYISAYPNAGLPNSLGKYDQTPADMAHEVKEYIQEGLVNIIGGCCGTTDAYIAEYQTLIAGAKPHVPAPKPDCMWLSGLELLEVKPEINFVNIGERCNVAGSRKFLRLVNEKKYDEALSIARQQVEDGALVIDVNMDDGLLDARTEMTTFLNLIMSEPEIARVPVMIDSSKWEVIEAGLKCLQGKSIVNSISLKEGEEVFLEHARIIKQYGAATVVMAFDEKGQADTAARKIEVCERAYRLLVDKVGFNPHDIIFDPNVLAVATGIEEHNNYAVDFIEATGWIRKNLPGAHVSGGVSNLSFSFRGNNYIREAMHAVFLYHAIQQGMDMGIVNPGTSVLYSDIPADTLEKIEDVVLNRRPDAAERLIELAEALKETMGGTSGQAAVKQDAWREESVQERLKYALMKGIGDYLEQDLAEALPLYDKAVDVIEGPLMDGMNYVGELFGAGKMFLPQVVKTARTMKKAVAILQPIIESEKVEGSSSAGKVLLATVKGDVHDIGKNIVAVVMACNGYDIVDLGVMVPAETIVQRAIEEKVDMIGLSGLITPSLEEMTHVAAELEKAGLDIPLLIGGATTSKMHTALKIAPVYHAPVVHLKDASQNASVASRLLNSQMKAELINELDAEYQALREKSGLLRRETVSLEEAQKNKLNLF
- a CDS encoding nitroreductase family protein — encoded protein: MKKIFSFLCMLMAMTAMISCSSSKEEKGTTGTGNAALDNIFERKSVRTYLNKGVEKEKIDLMLRAGMSAPSGKDVRPWEFVVVSDRAKLDSMAAALPYAKMLTQARNAIIVCGDSARSFYWYLDCSAAAQNILLAAESMGLGAVWTAAYPYEDRMEVVRKYTHLPENILPLCVIPFGYPATKEQPKQKYDEKKIHYNQY
- a CDS encoding symporter small accessory protein, with amino-acid sequence MFGIDDPFIVLPYILSVICVIFAAWFGLKYWNKDDDKDETR
- a CDS encoding sodium:solute symporter family protein, with the translated sequence MNTFTLGLIVIAYLLSLAYLGFLGYKKTTNTSDYLVGGRQMNPIVMALSYGATFISASAIVGFGGVAAAFGMGIQWLCFLNMFVGVVIAFIFFGLRTRRMGAKLNVSTFPQLLGRHFRSRNIQVFIAAVIFIGMPLYAAVVMKGGAVFIEQIFQIDFNISLLIFTLVIAAYVIAGGMKGVMYTDALQAVIMFGCMLFLLFSLYQVLGMGFTEANKELTNIAPLVPEKFKALGHQGWTAMPVTGSPQWYSLVTSLILGVGIGCLAQPQLVVRFMTVESSKQLNRGVFIGCFFLIITVGAIYHAGALSNLFFLKTEGAVATEVIQDIDKIIPYFINKAMPDWFAALFMLCILSASMSTLSSQFHTMGASVGSDIYGTYKPRSRGKLTNVIRLGVLFSILVSYIICYMLPHDIIARGTSIFMGICAAAFLPAYFCALYWKKATKQGVMASLWVGTLGSAFALIFLHQKEAAAMGICKFLFGKDVLIETYPFPVIDPILFALPLSILAIVVVSLLTGRNK